The following coding sequences lie in one Lolium perenne isolate Kyuss_39 chromosome 2, Kyuss_2.0, whole genome shotgun sequence genomic window:
- the LOC127322088 gene encoding uncharacterized protein gives MPLPFQLRNHHGHAVMEHRPPPPPAARVSVFRRLLVRVSSAERVQAGDGKDEKPPDTEVGSLGLDRMVLSFMEDAAAVDSRPPQRGRCNCFNGSGHHDSSDDEAFDFLPSGHSAPSSASKALAGDTLEALKGLVQSASVAERNLLADASRIAERCRKGGKKKADVRRAVADGLRALGHDAGVCKSRWDKTPSFPAGEHEYIDAVLGETSTARLIVEVDFRSEFEVARSTKAYRAVLQTLPSLFVGTPGRLGQIVAVAAEAARQSLKKKGLHFPPWRKPEYMRAKWLSPHVRCSDDNKPPSPTPVSAASFTGEFELRFDRKTKGHESSPARDEDGSIVEQKITVVVSPSPWRPVGPEARKKRPIAGLASVL, from the exons ATGCCGTTGCCGTTCCAGCTGAGGAACCACCACGGTCACGCCGTGATGGAgcacaggccgccgccgccgccggccgctagGGTGTCGGTGTTCCGGAGGCTGCTGGTGCGGGTGTCCTCGGCGGAGCGGGTGCAGGCCGGGGACGGCAAGGACGAGAAGCCACCGGACACAGAGGTGGGATCGTTGGGGCTGGACCGCATGGTTCTAAGCTTCATGGAGGACGCGGCCGCCGTGGACTCGCGACCACCCCAGCGCGGGCGCTGCAACTGCTTCAACGGGAGCGGCCaccacgacagcagcgacgacgaggcgtTCGACTTCCTCCCCTCCGGCCACTCCGCCCCCTCCTCGGCCTCCAAGGCCCTCGCCGGAGACACCTTGGAGGCTCTAAAG GGTTTGGTGCAGAGCGCGAGCGTGGCGGAGCGGAACCTCCTCGCCGACGCGTCCAGGATAGCCGAGCGGTGCCGCAAGGGCGGCAAGAAAAAGGCCGACGTTCGCCGCGCCGTCGCCGATGGCCTCAGAGCCCTCGGCCACGACGCCGGCGTCTGCAAGTCGCGCTGGGACAAGACGCCCTCCTTCCCCGCAG GGGAGCACGAGTACATCGACGCGGTGCTGGGGgagacgtcgacggcgaggctgaTCGTGGAGGTGGACTTTCGGTCGGAGTTCGAGGTGGCGCGCTCGACCAAGGCGTACCGTGCGGTGCTGCAGACGCTGCCGTCGCTCTTCGTCGGGACACCGGGCCGCCTGGGGCAGATCGTGGCCGTAGCCGCCGAGGCCGCGCGGCAGAGCCTCAAGAAGAAGGGCCTCCACTTCCCGCCCTGGCGCAAGCCCGAGTACATGCGCGCCAAGTGGCTCTCCCCCCACGTCCGCTGCTCCGACGACAACAAGCCGCCGTCCCCGACGCCGGTGTCCGCCGCGAGCTTCACCGGCGAGTTCGAGCTGCGGTTTGACCGGAAGACGAAGGGGCACGAATCTTCCCCCGCCCGCGACGAGGACGGTAGCATCGTGGAGCAGAAGATCACGGTGGTGGTGTCGCCGTCGCCGTGGCGCCCGGTGGGGCCGGAGGCGAGGAAGAAGAGGCCCATCGCCGGGCTCGCCTCCGTGCTCTGA